In the Sandaracinaceae bacterium genome, CAGTCCCGCGCCGCGGTGCGGGGCGCGGATCTCATCGTCGCGATCGAGACGCTGCGTGAGGTCGCCGCGGAGCTCGCCGCGCACGGCCGCGTGAGGAGCGGCTTCCTGGGCGTGAGCGTGCGACCGATCGGGTTGCCCGACGCGGCCCGGCGGCAGCTCTCCCGCCGCCGCGGCGCGCTCGTGATGGGGGTGGCCCCCGGCGGCCCAGCGGAGTCGGCGGGGCTGCACCTCGGGGACGTGATCCTCGGCCTCGACGGCGTCGAGGTCAGCGGCGGCCGCAGCCTCGCCCGCGCGCTGCGCGCCCGCTTCGGAGCGCCCGCGCCGCTCGAGATATGGCGGACCGGGGCGCCCGCGTCGCTGACGATCACCCCCGAGGAGCGGGCCTGAGCGCGGCGCCAGTCCGCCTTTACATCCGGGTCGGCCGGCGCCAGACCAGGGACATGTGGGATGAACGCTACGGGAAAGAGGGCTTCGCCTATGGCACCGCGCCGAACGACTTCCTGAGGGAGCACGCCGCGAAGCTCCCCGCAGGCCCGGTGCTGTGCTTGGCGGACGGCGAAGGCCGCAACGGCGTGTTCCTGGCCGAGCAGGGGTACGAGGTGACCTCGGTCGATCAGTCACGGGTGGGGCTCGCGAAGGCGGCGACGCTCGCGGCGGAGCGCGGCGTCACGATCCACACCGAGGTCGCCGATCTCGCGACCTGGGATCTGGGCCAGGCGCGGTGGTCGGGCGTGGTCTCGATCAGCGCGCACCTGCCGCCCGACGTCCGCGCCCGCGTGCACGCCGGCGTCGTCCGGGCGCTGCGCCCCGGAGGGGTGTTCCTGGTGGAGGCGTACGCGCCCTCCCAGCTCGGCTTCGGGACCGGCGGGCCGCCGGCCGCCGAGTGGCTCTTCGACGTCGAGCAGGTGAAGCGCGAGCTCGACGGGCTCACGTTCGAGCTGGCCCACGAGATCGAGCGAGACGTGGTCGAGGGCCGCTACCACACGGGGCGCGCGGCGGTGACCCAGATCATCGCTCGGAAGCCGTGAACCAGGGCGCGAGGCGCGAGACGCGCGACATGTAGTCGGCGTAGCCCGGCCGGCGCGCCTTCATGCGCGCGTCGATCATCGGAATGCTGATGAAGAAGAAGAGCAGCACGATCGCGAGCACGCCCGCGCCCGCCCACCACGCGCTCGGATCCGAGGCGAGGCCGAACAGGAACAGGCCGAGCCAGAAGGTGCACTCGCCGAAGTAGTTCGGGTGGCGCGTGTGCTTCCAGAGCCCACGCCTCAGCCACTCGCCCTTCGGCGGCCCGCTCCGGACGTACGCGCGCAGCTGCTCGTCGGCGATCGTCTCGTAGCCGATGCCGAGGGCCATCACGGCCGCGGCCACCGCGTCGAGCGCGCCGAGGGGCCGCGCGGGCCGGTGCAGGATCACCCAGAGGGGCACGCTCCCGGCGAAGGTCAAGAGCGTGGGCATGAAGTGCACGCCGATGAAGCTCACCGGCCAGTACAGCTTGCCATGCTTCTCTTGCAGATCCCGGTAGCGCCAGTCTTCGTGCGCGAGGCTGGAGAACCCACGCAGGAAGTTCCACGTCAGCCGCAGCCCCCAGACGATCACGAGCCCACCCGCGATCCACCCGCGCGTGGAGGGCTCGCCGGTGGTCAGCCAGTAGGCGAAGAGCGCGGGCGGCGCGACGCTCCAGTACGGGTCGTACATGGACGAGTTCGAGAGCGCGACGCTGAAGCCGAAGACGACGAAGGTCGCCACCACGTCGGCGGCGAGCGCGCCCCAGAGCGGCTCGAGCGGCAGGAGCCGGAGCGTGAGCGCGGCGGCGCCGAGCGCGACCAGGTAGCAGACGAGCTGGGCGAGGTAGCCTTTGATGCGCGGGCTCACGGGATGGCGTTTCTACACCACCGACTCCTCCTCGACCAAGGCGCAGACGCGCCCTCTCACGCTCGGTCATCGCCAGGACGGGCCGGTCCCCCTTCGTCGGCTCGACGAATCAGCCGACGGCCCAGCGCGGTGAACGCGGCGATCCCGAGCGCGTCCGCCGCGAGGTCGACGAGGTCGAAGCTCCGCGTGGGGAGGGCGATCTGGCTCAGCTCCTCGAGCAGCGCGACGACCATCACCACCGCGGGCCCGATCGGCACGCCGCGCCAGCTCCGGAAGCGCCAGTCCCGGAAGCGCAGGGCCACGTCGGCGGCCAGCCCGAGCCCGCCGATCAGCACGAAGTGACCGACCTTGTCGCCGAACGGGACGTGCGTGACGAAGCCGAACATCTCGTTCGTCCCGCCTCGGCCGGCGACCACGACGATCACGACGAGCGCCGCGAGGTACGCGCCGCAGAAGGCGAGGATCCACGCGCGTCGACTCGAGGGCATCTCGAGGGGATACGGGTGGCGCGGTGCGCGCATTCCCCGTGGTATGCCGCGAGGGATGCGCGCCTCGCTCGTCGCCGTCGTCTCCGGCCTGCTCCTCGGTGCGTGCTACGCGGCGCCGCCCGCGCCCGCCGCGCCCGGGCAGCTCGGCGCCTGTCACCCGGGCGCCTACGCGTCCCTGAGCGAGCACGCGTGCCAGCGCGACGACGACTGCCTCCTCTGCGCGTCCCCCGACGCCTGCACGTTGACCACCCGCCGCGCCCTGGCGCTCACCAACGCGCCCTGCCCTCGGCCCACCGCCTGCGACGGCGCCACCGCGGCGTGCTGCGACGGTCGCTGCGTGAGATCTCTCGGCCCTCCCCCGCTCTGATAGACCGAGTGGACTTTTCGAGTATCCTCGGACCGGGATGAACTCGGTTCGCGATCAGAAGCTGCGATCGCACGCCAAGATCGTGCGGGCGGCGTCGCAGCTCTTCCGTCGGCGGGGCTACCGCGCCACCAGCGTCGACGTGCTGATGAACGAGGCCGGGCTCACGCGCGGCGGCTTCTACGCGCACTTCGAGAACAAGGCGGCGCTGCTCCGCACGGCGCTCCAGGACGCCTTCGCCGAGTCGCGCGCGAACCTGTTCGAGCGAGGCCTCGACGGCGTCGAGGGCGACGCCTGGCTGGTGCGGGCGGCGGCCCGCTATCTGAGGCGCGGCCACGTCGAGCAGCCCGAGCGCGGCTGCGCCATCCCGAGCCTCGCGGCCGAAGTCGCGCGCGAGGACGACGAGACGCGGCGCAGCTTCGAGCGCGAGGTCGGCCGCATCCTCGCGGTCTTCGTCACCCGACTCGGCGGCGACCCGGCGAAGGCGCGCGTCCGCGCCATCCGCCACCTCGCCACCTGGGCGGGCGCGCTGACGCTGGCGCGCGCGGTCGAGGACCCCGAGCTGGCGCGCGAGATCCTGGACGCCGCCCGTCCCCCGGAGTGATCAGGCGACGGCGTCCTCGAGCGCCTCGTCTTCGTACGCCTCGTCTTCGGGCGCGTCTTCGGGCGCGTCTTCGGGCGCGTCGCCGTCGTGCGCGGCCTCTTCCGCGGGCGCGGCCTCGGCCTTCGGCCAGAGCTCGTCCTCGCCGCCCGGATACAGGCGACGCTCGATCTCCAGCAGGAGCGGCTCGAGGCTCGCGCGGTCGAGCGCGCTCACCGCGATGCCGTCGCGCGACGCGGCGATGCGGGCCGCCTCGCCCTCGGACAGCGCGTCCGCCTTGTTGAAGATGAGCAGGTGCGGGACGGCCGCGAGGTCGAGCTTGCCGAGGATCTCCTCGGTCGTCTTCATGTGATCGCTCAGCGCGGGATCGCTGACGTCGACCACGTGGAGGAGCAGATCGGCGTCCTGCGCCTCCTCGAACGTCGCGCGGAACGCGGCGAAGAGATCCTTGGGCAGCTCCCGGATGAAGCCGACCGTGTCGGTGATGACCACCTCGCGCTCGCGCGGGAACCGGATGCGCCGGCTGCGGGTGTCGAGCGTGGCGAAGAGCTTGTCCTCCGCGAGCACGTCCGACTCCGTCAACGCGTTGAGCAGCGTGCTCTTGCCCGCGTTCGTGTAGCCGACGATCGACACGATGGGCACGCCTCGCTTGGCCCGCCGGCTGCGACGCTGCTTGCGCTGCTTGCCGAGCTGCTTCAGCTCTCGCTCGAGCCGCGTGACCCGCTCGCGCGCGCGCCGACGTCCGATCTCGAGCTTGGTCTCACCGGGGCCTCGGCCGCCGATGCCGCCCGTGAGGCGCGACAGCGCGTCGTCCTTCGCGCCGAGGCGCGGCAGCAGGTACTTCATCTGCGCCAGCTCGACCTGGAGCTTGCCGTCGCGGCTCTCGGCGCGCTGGGCGAAGATGTCGAGGATGAGCTGGGTGCGGTCGATGATCTTGAGATCGGTCACGCCCGCGAGCGCGGCCGACTGCGCCGGGCTGAGGTTGCGGTCGAAGATCAGCACCTCGACGTCGAGCTGCATGGCGCGCAGCACGACGCTGTCGACCTTGCCGCGGCCGAGCACGAACTTGGGATCCACCCGATCGCGCACCTGCAGCACCGTGTCGGCGACCTCGACCCCGGCCGTGTGGGCCAGCTCCTCGAGCTCGCGCAGCGACGCGTCCGCGCCCCAGGCGTTCCGCTTGTCGGTGACGTGCACGAGGATCGCGCGGCCGTCCTTGGCCTCGACCTCGCGCCCGCGCTTGGCCCGCGCGAACTCCTCCTCGAGCGCGCCGATCAGCTGCTCGGGGTTCACGTCGAGCTTGCCGTACGGGATCGGCCCGTGCGTGACGTACGGGGTCTGCCCCGAGCCGTCGGGCACGGGGACGTTGTGCCCGTAGTGCACCGAGGTGGGCTGCCCCTCGGGCGAGAGACAGACCGCCGCCACCAGGTCGAGCCGCAGGCGCGTCAGGTCGACGATGTCGTCCCGGTTCAGCCCCTCCTGGTTCAGATGGGTGTGGATCAGCCGCAGGCCCCGGAAGCGCCCCTGCGCGGCGCGCAGCCGCCCGAAGTCGGGGAGCCAGAGCTTGTGCGCGTCGCCCACGATGACGAAGTCCACCGTCCCGCGCCGATCGACGAGCACGCCCACCTGCCGCCCGGTCCGGTGGGCGACGTCGGCGAGCGAGCGCGTCAGCTCGGGGGTGAGGAGTCGATCGAAGGGGACCTTGCGGCGGTAGATTCGCTCGAGCGCCTTGATGTCCGACGGCGCGAGCCCGTTGGTGTTGCCGTAGATCTGCAAAAAGTCTTCGTTCCTTCCGTGGGGCGGCCGACCCGCCTCCCGACCGCTCGACTTTAAGGCCCTCGCTCGGCCCCGTCGAGGGCCTCATCCGAGAACGGCGTCGTCGAGCTCCAGGGTGATCGGGCAGTGATCGCTCCCCCGGACGTCCTTCTCGATGGAGGCCGCGGTGAGGTGTTTCGCCGCGGCGGGGCTCACCAGGGCCAGATCGATGCGCCAGCCGATGTTCTTCTCGCGCACGCCGAAGCGCTGGCTCCACCAGCTGTAGTGGCCCCCTCCATCCTCGAAGACCCTGAAGGAGTCGACCCAGCCGCTCTTCAACCAGCGCTTCAGCTCCTTGCGCTCCTCCGGCAAGAAGCCGCTCGTGCGTTTGTTCTGGCTCGGCCGCGCGAGGTCGATCGGCTCGGGCGCGGTGTTGAAGTCTCCCATCACGACGATGGGCTCGCCCGCCTTCTTCGCCGGCTCGAGGACGCGGTACAGGCGGCGATAGAAGCGCAGCTTGAAGGGCACGCGGCTGTTGTCGCGATCCTTGCCGTTGCCGTTCGGGAAGTAGCAGTTGACGACCTTCAGCTTGCCGACGCGCGCGATCTGCACGCGCCCCTCGCGGTCCATCGTCCCGACGCCGAGGCTGCGCTCGACGGCGTCGAGGGGGTGGCGCGAGAGGACGCCGACGCCCGAGTAGCCCTTGCGCTCCGCGGACACGTAGTCCTGGTGCCACCCGGCGTCGTCCCGCAGCACCTCGGGGACCTGCTCGGGCAGGCAGCGCGTCTCCTGCACCCCCACCACGTCCGCCTCGCTCTCGGCGAGCCAGTCGGTGAACCCCTTGCGCGTGATGGCGCGCAGCCCGTTGACGTTCCAGGAGGCGATCCGCATCGAACGGGGAGAGATGCGTCGACGGGCGGGCGTCCGCAAGGATCACGCGAAGCGGATGCGGTTCTTGCCCTCCTCCTTCGCGCGCATCAGCGCCTCGTCGGCCGCGCGCACGAGGGACTCCGCGTCCTCCGCCCGGCCCGGAAGGATCGCGCCGCCGACCGAGCAGCCCACCCGGATGGGCGGGGCGCCCGGCAGCTCCACCGGGGCGTGGGTGATCGCCTTCCAGATCCGGTCCGCCGCCGCGCCCAGGGTGTCGGGGCGCACGCCCGGCAGGACCACCGCGAGCTCCTCGCCGCCGTAGCGGTAGCCTTCGCCCGGTCGCAACGTCGCGTGCATCCGCTCCCCGATCTCCGTGAGCACGCGGTCACCGGCCGGGTGGCC is a window encoding:
- a CDS encoding DUF1295 domain-containing protein, whose protein sequence is MSPRIKGYLAQLVCYLVALGAAALTLRLLPLEPLWGALAADVVATFVVFGFSVALSNSSMYDPYWSVAPPALFAYWLTTGEPSTRGWIAGGLVIVWGLRLTWNFLRGFSSLAHEDWRYRDLQEKHGKLYWPVSFIGVHFMPTLLTFAGSVPLWVILHRPARPLGALDAVAAAVMALGIGYETIADEQLRAYVRSGPPKGEWLRRGLWKHTRHPNYFGECTFWLGLFLFGLASDPSAWWAGAGVLAIVLLFFFISIPMIDARMKARRPGYADYMSRVSRLAPWFTASER
- a CDS encoding class I SAM-dependent methyltransferase; its protein translation is MWDERYGKEGFAYGTAPNDFLREHAAKLPAGPVLCLADGEGRNGVFLAEQGYEVTSVDQSRVGLAKAATLAAERGVTIHTEVADLATWDLGQARWSGVVSISAHLPPDVRARVHAGVVRALRPGGVFLVEAYAPSQLGFGTGGPPAAEWLFDVEQVKRELDGLTFELAHEIERDVVEGRYHTGRAAVTQIIARKP
- the hflX gene encoding GTPase HflX, giving the protein MQIYGNTNGLAPSDIKALERIYRRKVPFDRLLTPELTRSLADVAHRTGRQVGVLVDRRGTVDFVIVGDAHKLWLPDFGRLRAAQGRFRGLRLIHTHLNQEGLNRDDIVDLTRLRLDLVAAVCLSPEGQPTSVHYGHNVPVPDGSGQTPYVTHGPIPYGKLDVNPEQLIGALEEEFARAKRGREVEAKDGRAILVHVTDKRNAWGADASLRELEELAHTAGVEVADTVLQVRDRVDPKFVLGRGKVDSVVLRAMQLDVEVLIFDRNLSPAQSAALAGVTDLKIIDRTQLILDIFAQRAESRDGKLQVELAQMKYLLPRLGAKDDALSRLTGGIGGRGPGETKLEIGRRRARERVTRLERELKQLGKQRKQRRSRRAKRGVPIVSIVGYTNAGKSTLLNALTESDVLAEDKLFATLDTRSRRIRFPREREVVITDTVGFIRELPKDLFAAFRATFEEAQDADLLLHVVDVSDPALSDHMKTTEEILGKLDLAAVPHLLIFNKADALSEGEAARIAASRDGIAVSALDRASLEPLLLEIERRLYPGGEDELWPKAEAAPAEEAAHDGDAPEDAPEDAPEDEAYEDEALEDAVA
- a CDS encoding exodeoxyribonuclease III, whose amino-acid sequence is MRIASWNVNGLRAITRKGFTDWLAESEADVVGVQETRCLPEQVPEVLRDDAGWHQDYVSAERKGYSGVGVLSRHPLDAVERSLGVGTMDREGRVQIARVGKLKVVNCYFPNGNGKDRDNSRVPFKLRFYRRLYRVLEPAKKAGEPIVVMGDFNTAPEPIDLARPSQNKRTSGFLPEERKELKRWLKSGWVDSFRVFEDGGGHYSWWSQRFGVREKNIGWRIDLALVSPAAAKHLTAASIEKDVRGSDHCPITLELDDAVLG
- a CDS encoding VanZ family protein, encoding MPSSRRAWILAFCGAYLAALVVIVVVAGRGGTNEMFGFVTHVPFGDKVGHFVLIGGLGLAADVALRFRDWRFRSWRGVPIGPAVVMVVALLEELSQIALPTRSFDLVDLAADALGIAAFTALGRRLIRRADEGGPARPGDDRA
- a CDS encoding helix-turn-helix domain-containing protein, encoding MNSVRDQKLRSHAKIVRAASQLFRRRGYRATSVDVLMNEAGLTRGGFYAHFENKAALLRTALQDAFAESRANLFERGLDGVEGDAWLVRAAARYLRRGHVEQPERGCAIPSLAAEVAREDDETRRSFEREVGRILAVFVTRLGGDPAKARVRAIRHLATWAGALTLARAVEDPELAREILDAARPPE